In Flavobacterium endoglycinae, one DNA window encodes the following:
- a CDS encoding aspartate aminotransferase family protein has protein sequence MNPDFIKYQAQTSPYPLGMEVSHAIGSYIYDTNNKKYLDFVAGVSACTLGHQHPRVNQAIKDQLDKYSHVMVYGEYSQSPAVQYCKLMASLLPESLNKTYLVNSGTEAIEGALKLAKRTTGRSQLISCYNAYHGNTMGSMSVMGFEERKQAFRPLLPDVDFITFNNEADLEKITTRTAAILLETIQGGAGFIQPENNFLEKVRKRCDEVGALMIVDEIQPGFGRTGKLFGFQNYNVVPDIVVMGKGMGGGMPVGAFTASAEKMDLLTENPKLGHITTFGGHPVIASACLATLQELTETNLMEETLEKEKLFRSLLVHPLITEVRGKGLMLAAMTETADITNQVILNCQDKGLILFWLLFEGCAIRITPPLTISEEEIKEGCAIILSVMDDILKNQQL, from the coding sequence GATACCAACAATAAAAAATATTTAGATTTTGTAGCCGGAGTTTCGGCTTGTACTTTAGGACATCAGCATCCAAGAGTAAATCAGGCTATAAAAGATCAGCTGGACAAATATTCTCATGTTATGGTTTACGGAGAATATTCACAGAGTCCAGCGGTTCAGTACTGCAAATTAATGGCTTCTTTGCTTCCAGAATCATTAAACAAAACTTATTTGGTAAATTCAGGTACAGAAGCTATTGAAGGCGCTTTAAAACTTGCTAAAAGAACTACAGGACGCAGTCAGCTTATTTCATGTTATAACGCCTATCACGGTAACACAATGGGTTCTATGAGCGTTATGGGATTTGAAGAACGCAAACAAGCATTTCGACCACTGCTTCCAGATGTTGATTTTATCACTTTTAATAATGAAGCAGATTTAGAAAAAATAACCACTCGAACGGCAGCAATTCTTTTAGAAACTATTCAGGGAGGAGCAGGATTTATTCAGCCGGAAAATAATTTTCTTGAAAAAGTCCGCAAACGCTGTGATGAGGTTGGTGCGCTAATGATTGTTGATGAGATTCAGCCTGGTTTTGGCAGAACTGGAAAACTATTTGGTTTTCAAAACTACAATGTTGTTCCAGATATTGTAGTAATGGGAAAAGGTATGGGAGGCGGAATGCCGGTTGGCGCTTTTACTGCCTCTGCTGAAAAAATGGACCTTTTAACCGAAAATCCGAAATTAGGACATATCACGACTTTTGGAGGACACCCTGTCATTGCGTCAGCCTGCTTAGCTACTTTGCAGGAATTAACTGAAACGAATCTGATGGAAGAAACTCTAGAAAAGGAAAAACTCTTCAGATCACTTTTGGTACATCCTTTGATTACAGAAGTAAGAGGAAAAGGATTAATGCTGGCAGCAATGACTGAAACAGCAGATATTACCAATCAAGTTATTTTAAATTGTCAGGATAAAGGTTTAATATTATTCTGGCTCTTGTTTGAAGGATGCGCCATCAGAATAACACCACCATTAACCATTTCTGAAGAAGAAATAAAAGAAGGCTGTGCTATAATTTTAAGTGTCATGGATGACATATTAAAAAACCAGCAATTGTAA
- a CDS encoding tetratricopeptide repeat protein, with product MQLSNEEEDYNLSLSKFESMLKTNKVLFFDSEEFEEIILHYLDIGKANLAKKALKLALDQHPKSTGLKLVQVEMLVYEDKLELAEKLLNELYAIEPNNEEIYIQKANICSKRDQHEKAVELLKIALQYTDDYADVYNLIGMEYLFMDNLELAKESFIKCLEEDLEDQSALYNVVYCFEFLDQNQEAIVYLNEYINRNPYSEIAWHQLGRLHYGVKEYENAIRAFDYATLIDDEFLGAFMEKAKAYERLKKYNEAIESYNRTIELDDATSYALLRIGKCYEKLGNAVKALQYYNQTVHEDPLLDKGWIAITDFHMRQKNFQKALFFVNKALAIDNQNRLYWKRYATINKQMNFFEEAEFGYRKAVEFGDYALDTWLFWVDILQFLGEFESAIQTLLQASEYFPEENEIEYRLAGLYFMIQDNTKAKFHLSNGLRLNFDNYIIIEDLFPVVWTKKMVRNYIEKHRK from the coding sequence ATGCAATTAAGCAACGAAGAAGAAGATTATAACCTATCCCTATCCAAATTTGAGTCGATGTTAAAAACGAACAAAGTACTCTTTTTTGATTCTGAAGAATTTGAGGAAATCATTCTTCATTATTTAGACATAGGTAAGGCTAATTTAGCAAAAAAAGCCTTAAAACTTGCATTAGATCAGCATCCGAAATCTACAGGCTTAAAATTAGTACAAGTAGAAATGCTGGTTTACGAAGACAAACTCGAACTTGCTGAGAAGCTGTTAAACGAGTTGTATGCAATCGAACCGAACAACGAGGAAATCTATATTCAAAAAGCCAATATCTGCTCTAAAAGAGATCAGCACGAAAAAGCAGTAGAACTTCTTAAAATTGCTCTGCAATATACAGATGATTACGCCGATGTGTACAATCTTATTGGAATGGAATATCTTTTTATGGACAATCTCGAACTGGCAAAAGAAAGCTTCATCAAATGTCTTGAAGAAGATTTAGAAGATCAGTCTGCATTGTACAACGTGGTTTACTGTTTTGAATTTTTAGATCAAAATCAGGAAGCTATCGTTTATCTTAACGAATATATTAATAGAAATCCATACAGTGAAATCGCCTGGCATCAGCTTGGAAGACTTCATTATGGTGTTAAAGAATATGAAAACGCCATTCGTGCTTTTGACTACGCAACCCTAATCGACGACGAATTTTTGGGTGCTTTTATGGAAAAAGCAAAAGCATACGAGCGTCTTAAAAAGTACAACGAAGCCATCGAAAGCTACAACCGTACTATTGAATTAGACGACGCGACATCGTATGCGTTACTGCGAATTGGAAAATGCTATGAAAAACTTGGAAATGCTGTAAAAGCACTTCAGTATTACAATCAAACTGTTCATGAAGATCCTCTTTTGGACAAAGGATGGATTGCAATTACTGATTTTCATATGCGCCAGAAGAATTTCCAAAAAGCATTATTCTTTGTCAATAAAGCATTAGCGATTGACAATCAAAATCGTTTGTATTGGAAACGCTACGCTACCATCAATAAACAAATGAACTTTTTTGAAGAAGCTGAATTTGGTTATAGAAAAGCAGTAGAATTTGGTGATTATGCTTTGGATACATGGTTATTTTGGGTTGATATACTTCAGTTTCTAGGAGAATTCGAAAGTGCAATCCAAACTTTACTGCAGGCTTCAGAATATTTTCCAGAAGAAAACGAAATTGAATATCGTTTGGCTGGATTGTATTTCATGATTCAGGACAATACAAAAGCCAAATTCCACTTAAGCAATGGTTTGAGATTAAACTTCGACAATTACATTATAATTGAAGATTTGTTTCCGGTAGTGTGGACCAAAAAAATGGTTAGAAATTATATAGAAAAACATAGAAAATAA
- a CDS encoding shikimate dehydrogenase family protein yields the protein MIDTLKRRFGLLGRNISYSFSKGYFTEKFNNEVFAGNTYENFDISEINHFTGLIKNNPDLKGLNVTIPYKEQIIPYLDKLSKKASLIGAVNTIKFTKSGKLKGYNTDYYGFKKSLKPLLEPHHKKALILGTGGASKGVAFALDELDIPYTFVSREAKENIIDYDLINATTFDNFQIIINCTPVGTSPNIEACPDLPYEFFTEKHIAYDLIYNPAETQFLKNAKERGAVIKNGYDMLIFQAEKAWKIWNK from the coding sequence ATGATAGATACTCTAAAAAGACGATTTGGCTTGTTAGGCCGTAATATTAGTTACTCATTTTCAAAAGGTTATTTTACAGAAAAATTCAACAATGAAGTTTTTGCAGGCAACACCTATGAAAACTTTGATATTTCTGAAATCAACCATTTTACAGGATTAATTAAAAACAATCCAGATTTAAAGGGTTTAAATGTTACGATTCCTTATAAAGAACAGATTATTCCTTATTTAGATAAACTATCAAAAAAAGCCTCTTTAATTGGCGCTGTAAATACTATTAAATTTACCAAAAGCGGAAAATTAAAAGGATACAATACTGATTATTACGGTTTCAAAAAATCATTAAAACCGCTTTTAGAACCGCATCACAAAAAAGCTCTTATTTTAGGGACTGGTGGCGCTTCAAAAGGAGTTGCATTTGCTTTAGACGAATTGGATATTCCATACACATTTGTATCAAGAGAAGCCAAAGAAAACATTATCGATTATGATTTGATAAATGCTACTACATTTGACAATTTTCAAATTATCATCAATTGTACACCAGTGGGTACAAGTCCAAACATTGAAGCCTGCCCTGACCTTCCGTATGAGTTTTTCACTGAAAAACACATCGCTTACGATTTAATTTACAATCCAGCGGAAACACAATTCTTAAAAAATGCCAAAGAAAGAGGTGCTGTAATCAAAAACGGATATGATATGCTTATTTTTCAGGCAGAAAAGGCGTGGAAAATCTGGAACAAGTAA
- a CDS encoding lipid A phosphoethanolamine transferase, giving the protein MKKFIPYFCIFYFISFYTKAQVSDTSKTNNPFAEARYHYFLKTVILFNEYLDTDNGSYNTTQLRLLYPIGNKAWNLRFDVPLISANTNSVNKTGIGDIGAGISYIPFIKNNNGLAIRARVISNSAQDPNFGSGKWVFIPTVFYARYLKTKKFLWISSLEYQASFAGQSDRSDINITAYENVVLYFFGRNWISADTAFRYNNTVKGFQNNAFLEYGRKISADDLIYIHPSYAFGGEKTYNFGLEIGILVLF; this is encoded by the coding sequence ATGAAAAAATTTATACCTTACTTCTGCATATTTTATTTCATTTCATTTTACACCAAAGCTCAGGTTTCGGATACTTCCAAAACTAACAATCCGTTTGCTGAAGCTCGTTACCATTATTTTCTTAAAACCGTAATTCTTTTTAACGAATATCTTGATACAGACAACGGTTCGTACAATACTACACAATTACGACTTTTATATCCTATAGGAAATAAGGCATGGAATCTTCGATTCGATGTTCCTTTAATATCTGCCAACACTAACTCTGTCAACAAAACTGGTATTGGCGACATTGGAGCAGGTATAAGCTACATTCCATTCATTAAAAACAACAACGGACTTGCCATAAGAGCCAGAGTGATTTCAAATTCAGCGCAAGATCCTAATTTCGGGAGCGGAAAATGGGTTTTTATTCCTACCGTTTTTTATGCCCGATATCTCAAAACCAAAAAATTTCTCTGGATTTCTTCTTTAGAATATCAAGCTAGTTTTGCAGGTCAAAGCGATCGCAGCGATATTAATATAACAGCTTATGAAAATGTAGTTTTATATTTCTTTGGAAGAAACTGGATCTCAGCCGATACAGCTTTCCGTTATAATAACACAGTAAAAGGATTTCAAAATAATGCTTTTTTAGAATACGGAAGAAAAATATCTGCCGATGATTTGATTTATATTCACCCGAGTTATGCTTTTGGAGGAGAAAAAACTTATAATTTTGGTTTAGAAATAGGAATTCTGGTATTGTTTTAA
- a CDS encoding DUF349 domain-containing protein: MLEEKNDNLHEADGKLGIDTSSAAQNDAIESEETETAETNAVSNDEIEAEIPAEADHQDALYAITNSNAEESEDETLKERHDIPMKDYDTLSLDALVDELKKLITIDKVMSVKDHIEEIKKSFLSKYNHLLDEKREEFNASKEDPNEEFEYHSPLKSKFDEYYNVFREKRNAHFKHLQTNLKTNLENRLAIVEELKELINPQENIKDTLKHFNDLRERWKNAGAIPKDKYNHVWNNYHFHVENFYDYLHLDREARDLDFKHNLEQKQKIIARVEELVNEADVAKAFRELQDLHRIWKEEIGPVSKEYRDSIWNKFSELTKKIHDKRELLFESQRANEQQNLEVKKDIIAKIEVLGTEKVNSHSQWLVQIQKVEALRNDFFATGKVPTEVNEETWAAFKTAVRNFNAFKNSFYKDIKKDQNDNLNKKMALVAKAKELQESTDFSSTTPIMKQIQEEWKQIGHVPKKYSDKIWKEFKDACNHYFDKLKEHKSEENADEVAAFDNKKAYLETLRAYQLTGDHKTDLDAIKQHIEIWKGYGKVPFSRRHIEGKFNKILDALFEKLSLSKKESEMMRFANRIDSLSDSNDTRKLDNEKIFIMRKIEEVQNEIFQLENNIQFFANTKNSKKENSIVTEVRKNIAIHKESLEVWKDKLKQLRNLNQE; encoded by the coding sequence ATGTTAGAAGAAAAGAATGATAACCTGCATGAAGCAGACGGAAAATTAGGAATCGATACCAGCAGTGCTGCGCAAAACGATGCCATCGAAAGTGAAGAAACTGAAACAGCAGAAACAAATGCCGTTTCAAATGATGAAATTGAAGCTGAAATACCAGCAGAAGCAGATCATCAGGATGCACTCTATGCCATAACCAATTCAAACGCTGAGGAAAGTGAAGACGAAACGCTGAAAGAGCGTCATGATATTCCTATGAAGGATTATGACACTTTATCGCTTGATGCACTTGTAGATGAATTGAAAAAGCTGATTACTATAGACAAAGTAATGTCTGTAAAAGATCATATCGAAGAAATAAAAAAATCATTTTTATCAAAATACAATCATCTTTTAGATGAAAAAAGAGAGGAATTCAATGCTTCAAAAGAAGACCCGAATGAAGAATTTGAATACCACTCACCTTTAAAATCTAAATTTGACGAGTACTATAATGTATTCAGAGAAAAAAGAAATGCCCACTTTAAGCATTTACAAACCAATCTAAAAACAAATTTAGAAAACAGACTTGCTATAGTTGAGGAATTAAAAGAACTTATTAATCCTCAAGAAAATATAAAAGATACTCTTAAGCATTTTAATGATTTAAGAGAAAGATGGAAAAATGCTGGAGCGATTCCAAAAGACAAATACAATCACGTTTGGAACAACTACCATTTCCATGTTGAGAATTTCTACGACTACCTGCATTTAGATCGTGAAGCAAGAGATTTAGACTTTAAACACAATCTAGAGCAAAAGCAGAAAATTATTGCTCGTGTTGAAGAATTAGTAAACGAAGCTGATGTTGCAAAAGCATTCCGTGAATTGCAAGATTTACACCGAATCTGGAAAGAAGAAATTGGACCAGTTTCTAAAGAATACCGTGATTCTATCTGGAACAAATTCAGTGAATTGACTAAAAAAATCCACGATAAAAGAGAACTATTATTCGAAAGCCAAAGAGCAAACGAACAACAAAATCTTGAAGTTAAAAAAGATATCATTGCTAAAATTGAAGTTTTAGGAACTGAAAAAGTAAACTCACATTCGCAGTGGCTGGTTCAGATTCAAAAAGTAGAAGCTTTACGAAATGATTTCTTTGCGACTGGAAAAGTACCAACTGAAGTAAACGAAGAAACTTGGGCTGCATTTAAAACAGCTGTTAGAAATTTCAATGCTTTTAAAAATTCGTTTTACAAAGACATTAAAAAAGATCAAAACGATAATTTAAACAAAAAAATGGCTCTTGTTGCCAAAGCAAAAGAGTTACAGGAAAGCACAGATTTCAGTTCTACTACTCCAATTATGAAACAAATTCAGGAAGAGTGGAAACAAATTGGTCATGTACCTAAAAAATATTCAGATAAAATCTGGAAAGAATTTAAGGATGCCTGCAACCATTATTTTGATAAATTAAAAGAACACAAATCAGAAGAAAACGCTGATGAGGTGGCTGCTTTTGACAACAAAAAAGCTTATTTAGAAACTTTAAGAGCTTATCAATTAACTGGAGATCACAAGACAGATTTGGATGCTATTAAACAGCATATTGAAATCTGGAAAGGATATGGAAAAGTTCCTTTTTCAAGACGTCATATCGAAGGTAAATTCAATAAAATTTTAGATGCTCTTTTTGAAAAATTAAGCTTAAGCAAAAAAGAATCTGAAATGATGCGTTTTGCAAACCGTATCGACTCTTTATCTGACAGCAACGATACGCGTAAATTAGACAATGAAAAAATCTTTATTATGCGTAAAATTGAAGAAGTTCAAAATGAAATTTTCCAGTTAGAAAATAACATTCAGTTCTTTGCCAATACCAAAAATTCTAAAAAAGAGAATTCAATAGTTACTGAAGTTCGCAAAAATATTGCGATTCACAAAGAAAGCCTTGAGGTTTGGAAAGACAAACTAAAACAACTTAGAAATTTAAACCAGGAATAA
- a CDS encoding OsmC family protein, with protein MKFTRKAHANWQGTGMEGKGTISTQSTTLDNAQLSFKTRFADGVGTNPEELVAAAHSGCFTMQLSFLLNEAGFTADDLTTEATVTFEDGTITLIHLDLKGKVPSISPEEFEKTAAKAKEICPISKLLNTTITLSASLV; from the coding sequence ATGAAATTTACAAGAAAAGCACACGCCAACTGGCAAGGAACCGGAATGGAAGGAAAAGGAACCATAAGCACACAAAGTACTACTTTAGATAACGCTCAATTATCTTTTAAAACAAGATTTGCAGACGGAGTTGGAACAAATCCTGAAGAATTGGTTGCTGCAGCTCATTCTGGATGTTTCACAATGCAATTAAGCTTTTTACTAAATGAAGCAGGATTTACAGCAGATGATTTAACTACAGAAGCAACCGTAACTTTTGAAGACGGTACAATTACCCTAATTCATTTAGACTTAAAAGGAAAAGTACCTTCAATATCACCAGAGGAATTTGAAAAAACAGCAGCAAAAGCAAAAGAAATCTGTCCTATTTCAAAACTTTTAAACACAACTATTACTTTATCTGCATCTTTGGTTTAA